Proteins encoded by one window of Ramlibacter tataouinensis:
- a CDS encoding DUF805 domain-containing protein, translated as MDFVEAIKTCLRKYATFEGRAGRAEYWWFVLGYVLVSVAASIVSELLNALVGLALLLPSLAVGARRLHDINKSGWLQLLWLVPFIGWIILLYWAVQPSGPPNPYGEGPEQPRNDPLGIPPGV; from the coding sequence ATGGATTTCGTCGAGGCAATCAAGACCTGCCTGCGCAAGTACGCCACCTTCGAGGGCCGAGCCGGCCGCGCGGAGTACTGGTGGTTCGTGCTCGGTTACGTGCTGGTGAGCGTGGCCGCGTCCATCGTCAGCGAGCTGCTCAATGCGCTGGTCGGGCTGGCGCTGCTGCTGCCATCGCTCGCGGTCGGCGCGCGCCGGCTGCACGACATCAACAAGTCGGGCTGGCTGCAGTTGCTGTGGCTGGTGCCCTTCATCGGCTGGATCATCCTGCTGTACTGGGCGGTCCAGCCGAGCGGCCCGCCGAACCCCTATGGCGAAGGCCCCGAGCAGCCGCGCAACGACCCGCTGGGGATTCCGCCCGGGGTCTGA